The nucleotide sequence CAAAATTTGTCGTCTCGATcaaattaataagttttattatatatggcAAAGATGAAACGGCAAACTATTATTGTCAGCCAAAATTCTTCGTGCCCTAATCAATAATGATGTTAGTTTTTCTGTCATTATTGTATATTGTTcactttgaaatatttgttgaatatgAGTTTGAATAAAAAAGCTAGAAcagtatttttctatttttatcgtGAAATATTTCAGGACTCTTATTTTCATCTGTGTGTTGAAAAATAGATGTAAATGATACAAATGATTATCTTTGAAAGTTTCTTGACTTTTTTATACAacttgattaaaattttatcgTGCTGTGATGAATTTAGTGtcaaaaaagataaatattttttccgtgTTCATcacatggaaaaaataaaattgtctaaatattttctatattttacccgatcttcattaaaaagtatgtaGTATTTATCTCGTCCATGTGATTTAATAAACAATACCTATATTGTTTTAGTTTAGTTCAAACCCTTTACACACagcaaaaatatggaaaataatacAAAGGGACAACGAAAGGAATGGATTACTTGCTTGCAATGTATGCGCTTCAGATGATATAGTCTAGTCACTTTGAACGGACAAAGACGATCGGTGGACAAGGAAAATATTGCCTTCAGAAAGTAGGAAAGTCGCAGACTACCGCTTAGCTGGGTGCTGAAAATCCATAGTGTTGATGAGAGAGATTGATGATGATTTGTTGATGTCAGTTCAGTAATAGTAGTGTTACGAAAGAGCTCGCGAAATGAGtccttaggccggccctgtccagctacaatggaattttaaaattcggcaaaTTCGCGGCGCCTTTCACCtgcttttttataaatggcCGACGCGCctttgatgaactttttattctaaaaggaagtttattacagtatttcttttaaataatttctaggaaagcctatttcttgtgtttctttttgttctagaactttgtagaattctatttgtggtatataaataagtttttgtaGCGCAGttagttcagtttttattaaatagttgAAGTGAATAAAAGGAATtagtaaaattatattataaataacgtAAAGTGTGTatataaattaagaacgtaagtgttagtttttattaattcaccccacgaataaaaagagtgtaaataaataacgaaaatcGTTACAGTAGTTTGAAGAAATAAGATTACTTTGATAAGAATAAACATACTTTTATAAGGATTATCATAAAGGAAATGGAATGCAACGTAGGTTAGTACAATTCCTTAGTTTTATTCTAACTATGTCTCAAGAAAATGTTggaattttaatacaaatttaataaagttattaatataaaaaaaccatCCTAATATACATTGAATtactttcacaaaatttcaactaaatatCATGCTTAATGATCTATATATAAATACCCGAAGcattaatcaaaatatgttttccgattcataaaaaatgttgagaatttCTGATGCTGACACGATTATTTACgcatcaactttttttatattacgaGAATGAtatcagaagtacctggtccaaaaaaaaaaacacaaaacttttggaaaaaaatatatttatttttcaacgtaatcttcttttagcttcatacacttttcccagcaatgttcaataagttcgataccgtttttataataagaatcgtcaagctcctcgaaatagtcattaactgccgacaccacctcttcattgttggaaatttttttaccaccgagccatttttcccaagtctggaaacagaaaataatccgaggggactaaatctggcgaatagggtacaTAAAGTTGCAACTCAaagtttaattcattaattttggtcattgcaataacggatgtgcggcagtttttgcttgatttcttcgctcaaacgttgtaaCAAGTTCGCAAAATACTCGCCGTTGccagtttttactttttcaagatagtcaatagAAATTATCCCACGTGTATCCCAAAAAACCAATGCCATAACCTTGCTTGCatatggaacggtctttgccttcttttttgtaattttgattcaggtgtgaagtaatggacccatgtttcatccatggttataaaacggcGCAAAATTCGGTTTTATTTCAGTGAAAAATTGCCAAACACGATCATCCAGTAACGCTTTGTGGactttcttcaacatttctggagacATCACCTCATTTGTTAGACCACTGCGATGCTTGTCTTCGCAGGTCGtgcggcctcgtttaaactccgCTACCCAATATTTCGATAACGGAGGAACAGTCtgacccagagtagaatctagtccAGCTTTtctattggttgggctaaggccttccgaataaaagtattgtatcacataacgattaCCAAGTTTTTCCATGTATacacgttcactattgatggctgccaaacaaatactaaacaatgtGGGGTCATGAAACTTCAAACATATACTGTATacattgtgtactttctaatatagtAATATGTTtgaagcaactaccgccatctctaggtcacgccaggtacttctgggaccatcctcgtacatgAGGCAAGTTTTCGACGACTTCACGACCTTCACTGAATGCTTCGTGCAACTCAAATACCTGCGTTCTAGATAAAGTAGACTACCTAAAACACCTCTGCAATTTTTTCAACGATTTCGTTGCCGTAAGCCTATTGGAAATACACAATTTCAATCATAATGAACTAACAGCTGACAAACACACACTAATTGACATACACCGCTCAAACACGGATATCAAAAAGGattgtaccaaaaaaaaattttactgatttGATTCATGCACTATTTCGGGGAAAATTTGTTCAGATCAAGTATTACCAATATCTAAATGATAAATCgataattaaaaagttttccataCGGTGCAGACTTTGAAACTCATTTTAGAGGCTACTAAAGGACCTTGGAAATTAATACCTGATTCTAAGATATATACACGAATAAAGGAAacgtaaaattattttatatgggTACACATATTGACCTTTCACTTGAAGTGTCATCAACTCGATTCAAggcaaaaatattgatattgtatatatttatataatttaaataaagttgTACCTGTCTCGTAACTTACATACGATTTCTATGACATagttaatttttccaaaaatatatttatttaacacaAGAACCAATTAACGGGTGGGAAAAATGGGGGGAAAAGGTGAAATTTAACATTGAACAGTGTAagtaaaaagttatatattcAGATGAGGGGCCATCCATAAAGTACGTCAcacgaattttagaattttagtCCTTGTCACAGGTTGTCACATTTTTAACCCCCCCCCCTTCCTGATGTGACgtcacacattttttaaatttatgtatgtatttaaaaataatcgagagaaaacagctattttcattttttacttattcttattaaataataatctaataaaatcaatataaagtccaacataaaataaaatttttcaaatttttaattcacaTCCAAACTTTGcgttttagtattttaaattttaacatgcCCCTTGTCACACGATGTCACACTTCGGTGATACCCTCCCTCCCCATTAACGTGTGACGTACTTTATGGTTGGCCCCTGAGATGTTAGTAATATAGTGTAGATAAGAATACGGAAAAAAAAGCCCAACAGTTGTCAATAATCTCATAATAACTCTGTCATAATAACGAAATTCCCTTCCCATTCATAAAGTgcattgtcaaaattaaatcagATTATAATTCCAACTATTCGGCAATAccaaattgtataaaaatgtggattaaaaatcaataacaacattAAACCAGTGCGTAGTATGCTCCGAATTAAATagctttataaaaataaaagtcgtttataaaatagaaggcactttccagtaaatatccCTTCAAATTATTACGATTGCGAGAAAAGATGTTATAGACTTGATTTCAATTTGCAAATGACTGtgcatttttttcgaatttttcaactGATTCTTCTGAACGTGAAGTGGGTAGATacaggtcgtgctccgcgttccttgGTGGATAACTGTGCAATGATCTTTCCAAATTGAAGGAGCGTGTTTACTACCAATTAGGCAAAcaaattcaaagatgaataaggaacaaaaaaacttactcaaaaaaaatctatttccaTTTCGTCATAGATTTTGATTCAGGGTGATGTTACTAGCCctgatatattaatataataattaaagcAGCACGCATTCTTTGCTAAATCGCTTGTGAAAGGATGAGTTTTTGCTTATCTAATTAGGGCTCACATTGGCAGATAGATTGGAGGTCTTTAAGAGGGTGGCAGAACGTCCCTAACATGTCGCAGAAGCAATGtactttttatcattaattttttagtattttattatGTCAACTACTCCAAGTTTTGAATGCAATTGGCAAAATAAAATAGCGGGTCTAAATAACTGGTAGAACCACTTGAACATCTCATATGTGTCACTTTATTTTGTGACCTCTATCgcataataaaatttacgttATGAATGATTTAAATGTGTATAATAATTTCGTTCATTTATTTAGTATGTTTGTGGTAAACACAGACATTCATTTACCTTTGGAATTGATAATTCTATACTCACTTGGAAATATAACTTGTTTGTTGCAAAAAAACCTTTACAAATATGAGAAGCACGAAAAAAATTACTGTCTTACTGCTTTTGTtaggaaattgaatttttttaaataagtttattgacattttttcttatctcataacaatcatattttttaaactacgCTAAACGCAAAATATACGACTCAGAgactttttgtatgattatttttttatgtatttcaattAGTTTTGAAGATAAAGTgaacagaaaaacaaataatactcAGTATCGATTGTGATTTAAAATTATGATACATACAGGTTATGTCTGGAATATAATGCGTTAAGGCCTGgatttaaaaagttattgattAGAATAATACAATTTATCAATATTACTCGACCTAAGACCCTCTTGCATCAATACACTTTGCCATGGAGATTCCTAGAAGGCTTCATTCGGGATGTTATTCAGCGACTAGTTTTGAAAACCAAATTGATGAGATGGAATGATGTTCTTTCCATCTACCATATGTTTTACcgtaaaatttcgaaataacaaGTTTATCAGGCTTAGGTATCATTAGACTTCTACTCTATGCTGCTTTCCATAGCTTAGATACATATCTCAATCTGAATGACTTATTAATAAGGATGGTTAACTTGACTATAGCTTCGTGTGGAAGCTATTATGAGATTTCTCCGGTGATAGGGTTTTTTTAGGGTTTAAGTTTGTTATAATTACCGGAGAAACtaatttttggagaaatggGTCTGATAACTGAATCCTTCTGTGTTCTGGTTTATTCTAGTCTTGTGTTTCGTCACCTTCGTTGTTCTGGaaggttttttttctaaaatttcggCGAATCTATTATGTTTTTGCTTATTATCTGGACCCCAACTTCCATCTCTTTTTTATAAGGTGGGTTTGTAGAATTGTGCCTTTTCAATCGTTTAGTTGCTTTCCAGAGTGAATAATACTGTTATCATAAGTTTATTCCCTGAGGTATTCAGCAATTTTTTTGGCCGAAGGACATCGTCCAATTAACCATTAACTGCAGTGTTGAAGGTATCATCTGTTGTCATTACCACATTGGATGGATAAATGCTATATTTTTCACACCCAGGGGTCCTTCAGGGTGATTAACTCAAAGGCAAAGTAGACCAAAGTGCAGGTAGAGACAGGTATCTTTGGTTGAGTAACAGAGGAGACGAGACTAACTAGATTATAGTTTTAACTTACAACCTCTAATGAATCTTAATAGAATGTTGAAGACATTCGCTTTATTAAGTTGAATGGAgataaaacatcgatttttattAGGTTCTCATATATTTCTTCTCTATCCTGCATAGAactattacataaaaaaacatgTGTTCCAAGTCGGTTACAACTATGGTGTGCTGAATAGCATGCATGTCCAAACTTCAGTCTACTTATAGTGACTATGCTACTTCAAGGTAAATCATACTTCCTATGCCAGTATTGACTGGGAATTTCTggatataaatatgtatatctttTTGTTATTGACTGGTAATCCGTTTTTAAAGGCTTCTTTTACTAGATTGTTTACATGTTCGTTATGACTGACTTTaatctacaaaaattttatattatattcttttatGCGTAGCTTATTAGCTTTCAGTTTAATTTCTAGAATAGTTTGATTTTCAAAAGTGTCACTTATATCCAAAGGTAGATTAATGCTTGTAAGAACTGATAAGGAGTCTGATATTATGATAAGATGTTTATAGCCATGTCGTACAATAAATTCGAGAGCTGTGATAATTCCCATTGCTTCTGTAGAGAAAATAGAGGTCGAACAATTAAGTTTAAATTGCATTTGTAACCTCCTTCTACTCGAAGTGATTCTACTGGTGTAGACTGCTATGTACAATTTGGCGTTACGGTACCATAGGTATTCagcaatcaaataatttttaatactcTGGGTTTCACGTTTAGTTGTTGTCTTACTTTGTTTGAAGTTGTTTTATCAGCCGAGGCTATGGTTAGCTGccattttcatttaattttccttGTCTCTGTTATAACGTCCCTGATTTCTTCTGGGTAATTATTTCCTTTGGTTTTGTATTTAACCCCAGGGGTATTCTCCCAAGCTGCttgctgaatattttttgcaaGACGTTCTACTTCAGCATCGAGTGGGACTGAGAGATCAATTGCCTGCTCAACACTGATTTTAACTCTTTTTGCACTACACTAAGTTTATTCACTGAGGTAATCAGCAATcgaataatttataatactcTGGATTTCACGTTTAGTTGTGTTGCattgtttaaaattgttttatcagcCGAGGCTATGGTTTGCTgccattttcttttaatttcccTTTTTTCTGTTATAACATCCCTGATTTCTTCTGGGTAGTTATTTCCTTTGGTTTTGTATTTAACCCCAGGGGTATTCTCCCAAGCTGCTTGCTGAATATTTGTTGCAAGACGTTCTACTTCAGCATCTAGTGGAACTGAGAGATCAATTGCCTCCTAAAGATTGATTTTAAAACTCTTTTTGTATTACACTTTCACTTATTGTGAGAATATATCTGACACAACTTTGTTAAAATATTGCCTAGTTTATGGTGACCATAATGACCATAATTTTATGCCATTATTAACACATTAGTATTTTATCACTATATATTATAGCAACTTGCTACAATTTACATaccattcatttaaaaattaataaaatacaaaggaaaataaaaagtaatatttttgataatcttAAATTActatgacaataaattttaacacTATTTTTGTGAGACAGGGTGATAAAGTGTGAAATTATGAATGTAAATTTTACTTTAACAAATATGATTAACAAGtattaactattaaaaaacTGCTGTTAACCcccaaaaaaactgttttttattgagaatcCATTGATTTATGGCGTATTCATGAATATTaaagagaatacaaaaaatctttaGTGTTCATGGCAATTTTCATCTCATTGAGAATTCAtgttttttggtctaatttgataGGACGACTTTTAAAACCAGTCAAGATCATGGATACTcagtttcttttatttttttggcaacCTAATAATCTTGAATCTTCTATTTCTGATATGAGTTTACCCTGTTCCAAAAATAACAGTGTTCTAATTTCACGGTCATTTACTATGGTCTTTTCAATGcttatttaaaaacatgttGCACTGActtttttttaggttagaaacTACACaagcaaaattttattatattatcatgCACATTTTAACAATATCTTCAAGGTTGTGAATATTAAGCtcatttttacataattttttttaaatatctcggaTTTTTATAATGGTtctcaataagaaaataattatagatataGTACAATTGAGTGActgaaatatttgaacaattcTCCACAatcattaatttaatttctacTGCCTTTTATTCTTCAATACTAATTCATAtagtaaacaaaattaataagatTATTCAATCTGTGATGATGATTTCCTGAATTGGTAAATggaattttaattgaatataagtAAACACATTATACATATCCTGAACTTCCAAGTCAGACATAAAATAACGATTTGATTAAGGCCAATTGTTTTACATACATTCCAAAATGCTTCATTTCAAAGCCTATGGGTAAATTTTGTCACAAATCCTTCATATCCACAGTTTACATTcaactttcaaaaattgtaaCTCTTCTTTactattttgaattaattcatgTTGTAAACTCTTTTAGTTATTATTTGaaaacccaaaaaaattaatttgacaaattaaaacaataatccaTCAACTAAGTAAAtgttaatgaaataaaagagatttatttaaaaatatacttacttTTTAAATGGTTTTGTAAGGTCTTCACCCAAGAAGTGACTAAATTGACATCTGAATTTTTAAgatttattcttttatacacCCATTTAGGACCTCTTTCTCTTTCTGCATAATGAATAACAAAGGAATTAGGATCAATCTGTCTGGGTTCACTAGGATGACATCTCATATAATTCTGTTGCAcagatataatattttcaattggcACAGATGTTTTGTCTATAAATGTATAATgtcaacattttaatttaattcttaaCTTCCATTTAGGTACTTACCATACGGTGGTTTTTCATTATCCCAAACCAGGTTTCCTTGATGTAAAATAAtccgtatttttttctttccattatGAAAGGTGCTCAAAAGTACTGACTTTTGTAACTCACTATCCATTATTCCATTTCTGATTATCGTTTTATAGAAGTCtttgtaataaattaaatttaaatttgggcatgttcaaaattttcgtaaagagcaaattaaaaacatgataaatacGAGTacacatcaattcaaacaacaAACATTACTGTTGTGTTTTGGTTTTACTTGACAATCGTGAGTTACTTTCATAAGTGGAAGggataaatgtataaaaaatgtctATGCAACcaatttatcgatattttagtattattaaaccctttttactttaaataaacGAAATACTGAATTATTACATTTgacttgttttattttatttttaaaacgctTATTTGTATCATATGCTGCTTTATAATGTTATGTATCagtaaatcaaattattaagaACTTATAAGCATTATTAATTGGCAGAATTATTCTTGCGTAGACAATTTtcctatatataaaaaataatgaaaatggcAAATACTAAAGACgaaatagaaaaatcataataattcaCAATAATACTGGTTTGTTTGCGTCGTCAgtcgaaaattcaaaattggttgatttaaaaaacgaaattactttttatttatctatggtaCATGCAATTTCTTACAAGTTCTGTGGTCGTTTTAGTATGTATAtgttaaaaatgaagaagaaattaagTTATAAGGTTATCAGAATATTATGTCTAATATTCTGATActtgtcaaaataaaactttcattttcaaaaaatttgctATTATTAAAATGGAAGAAGCAGCTTTACGTAatgtatattaaatatatgtgGTTATTGCTAAAGCTTAATGTACTTTTTTTAGTTCAAAGATTTTCTTCTACTATACAATAAAATGACAGAAATGTGTTTTAAAAGATGTGTTGATAATGTAAATAGTAGGACATTGGATGGACAAGAAGCGGAATGTATTGAAGATTgctcttcaaaatttattaaatataataacagACTAATGCAAAACTTTGTACATGTTCAAACAGAATTGGTAAATAAACGAGTTGCAGAGGTTGAGAAACAGCAGTTGAATTTAGAGGCATCTTAGATTTATGTGTATCTAtgatttagaattatttttaaaggtaCTAGTTGAGatagataatgaaaattgaagaaactgaCTCCAAACCCACCAATTTCCTTCAATTGATATATCACAATCATCaataaattcattgttttatatttagtgCCATAATGTGAaagcattttttaaaatttaaatagtaaaataattaaaatactgttctagttttttattgttttaataacacCTATGTTTTAGGTTCATAAACAGTGGaggttaataaattatttctatttattatttttgtaattatcttTATTAAAGATAGGATTtatgtcaaataaaaatatattgtgtgATAAAATACTAGTTTATGAATTGTTCAGAGACATTAAtagtttaaatattatttgtaaactgACATAAAACTATAACCTGCTTATAACTTCCAAACAGCTGAAGGTAGaaaagtgcaattttttctaaaatattttatgaagaacATTGTACTATACTGGTTATATAGGTATAAGGGTTCAAACTTTGTGTTTTAAATAACCTCATATCATAAAGAATAATTCTAATATAAAATGTTACCAATATAAGTAGAGCTACCTCTGAGTGACTTGATCATTTTCTCAGTAATATTGTCCAActtccacattttctcctcttctttaatcATATTATTAACTGTCTTTTCCGATTTTTCAGGCTTcacaaagaattattttttcttgaaactttaTTCCTTTAGCAGTACGCTAATACCAGCTCAATCTGGTTTAATTGACATTGTGGAGATCTAATTACCATCATTCCACGATTTTCtgcaaatttatattttttggaacATAGAGAATACGATTTTTGAATTTAGCCAATTCTTAAAATCCTTTTTAGTagacaattaaaatattttttcaagttgtaCCTCAAGTATTATcctatgaaataacatttgtataaatataatcaatatcTATTACTAAGTCCACTGGATCATCAACACTTACATAAATGTTTTTCcgtaagtttttaaaaaaattgaatattaatgttttttcatcaactGATGAAGGACCAATTTTTCTGCGTTTACGCGGACCTTCCAAAATTTCCATAATAACAATAGATTGCACAATACACAACCTCCTTACTATatggaaaaacctaaaatcgtattttcggtgAAATTCCTCAGGAACAGATTCTTGgactaagttgaaatttttggaaccgttggtgatattcatactgaacacactatttacacgaACACTCacaaaagtaaactaaaacCAAATAAGTTAACATATCTGTTTTATACTGTAGTTCATCATTTCCCAGCGTGCCGATCCCCCAGACCTTTGAGTACTTTGAGAACTTACTGAGACTTAATAATTTGGGAGCTGATGTaaatgaagaatatttacagttaacaaaaatatgtatggaaCAAAACTATTTCTAGTACAACAAAAGTTCTTCAAAgagattggaaggaatatttaacGGAATGGGTTTTACAATTAGCTGTAATTATGACGGGAGATATATTAGGCAGACTAAGATATCCGTTATTGTCCTGTTACAAAatttatccaataataaattgttggatgcatataaaagcattgaaattggTAAATGTAAGAAAAGCTTAAATAAGGACCAATTagttacagcccactctatagtttagtaatcaaggaataaatgtgatgATTCCCTCCAAGGAGGTTTTCCCGTTGGAATTAATTTTCTCGGAAGGTTTATTGTTGGgcaaattcagtataaaacaggtaaatcaagttattaggttttagttcaccttcaatctctgaagacgataacttggttatagaaacacgcgtcagacattgtaattatgtgtgttggtgtagtggtagtgtaaacagtgtattcagtaagagattcttggaataaaacaaaatttctaaattttattggcAAATCGGTATTTATAGATCTTATGACAAGGCTGTGTAATCTTTAATACACCGGGTTTTGGGCtagtccaaacctttttctagTGTCCTATACAGGTTACAGAAGACCGATAAAAGCTCGAAAACTCGTATCACCTTAGAAACATTTAGATTATTATGTAATAGTATTTAAAATAACCATACTAAGTTTTGGATTAGTAAGTAGGTACGTTTTATTACTCTCTAGTgcataaaaataagaattttaaaaattgcagATTGCAACATTTgattcggcttgttacgtttttcttcacacattttgaatattcttttattgACATATTGAGGCACAGTAATAAGTCACTTCTTATTTATTGATtctaacattcgagtttttgaacaaattcaaGTTATCTTCATGGctttccttttgttttatatgatagttttcatataaattcctATTTTCTGGTTATTTGGGTAAAAGAACGAATAGAACTGATTCCTCTTTggatatatttccaaaaatataaataaattttttaaatgttagaGCATACGTTCCTTTTATTCAAATCTGCTCCTTCTTCAGTAATTTCATCTGTGTTCCC is from Diorhabda carinulata isolate Delta chromosome 1, icDioCari1.1, whole genome shotgun sequence and encodes:
- the LOC130902075 gene encoding mitochondrial import inner membrane translocase subunit Tim10 B, coding for MSNILILVKIKLSFSKNLLLLKWKKQLYFKDFLLLYNKMTEMCFKRCVDNVNSRTLDGQEAECIEDCSSKFIKYNNRLMQNFVHVQTELVNKRVAEVEKQQLNLEAS